The DNA segment TAATTAAGTTATATGAACAatttaaatagttaagcttattcttcttattcatatttttataactaTGACAATCATGAATGACATGTGATTACATAATATACATGTGTAAAAAGAATACtttaaacaatattaaaaagatattcttttatatttgaCGTATGTTATTAAATGTAAAAACTTTACAAATAAAGTTCTTTGTGATTCATATGTAcgaaaattaaatatatcaaaataaaatttatttttaaacatttatatatatatatttatatatatatatatatatatatatatatacgtaCTTGATAtccatgaatatatatatatatatatatatattatattctaatcaattttaaaaaacattattgTTTAATGTATATACTTTTAATAatgatatatttaaatattattagtaatttatatatatatatatataaatttaatctatgaaaattatttataaatgtttatatataaaaaaattatagagtcattatatcaaataattcaattattcttattattgtaaattaattttaattaaatataatataatataatttatttatttatttaataattttagtattattgttattaatttatctttttattagattatttataacattaataaatatatttttctttttaactattttatttggatatacaaatttttcttatctttaaattttttaatttttaaaaaattaattaattaatttaattaacaaaaactaactacacattttaaaaaattataatgattataatattaatagaaAATTCTTCCTTTTAACTACTTCTTTTTAACAACTTTTTACTATTTTACCTTTTAGATTCTGTAACTCATTTTAAACTTAATGGTGTACTTACAATAAATCTACGCTCTAAAAAAAACTacttataacaaaattataattttttttagtattttttgaatatcttttctatgttttttagttttttattttttattatgatagtAAAAAGTAGAGACAAATCTACAGAAATGTAAGCGTATCTGTTTCAATtagtattatataattaattatattgtatCCATTATAGGTATACTATaacatattataaataatacttTTCAACCATAATTTTCATTTAGACAAAGACAACAATATAACCTGTTACTCAAATTAGTATCTGTTtcaattagtatttaattaattatattgtatCTATTGTAACAGcgctttttttaaaaaaaaaaagcagacCCCACCCCaccattcttttttttcttcttctttcttcctcttttttccaaatcactttctctctctaccaacttctctcttcttcattttttcttaatttctcacttcatacctcatctattttaAAATCTGATCATATCACgctgtagcagaggagttaaggaacatttctaccagatcagattttcaaacagagtaagttcatttttattctaaatatcctttgttatctgtttttttttaagatttagtCACCAATCTtcgtggggtcagttgagaagtttaatcctctcaacttattctattatatactgaatttttgttctgtttggataatttgcattaggcccgtaaatcttgaagtttatccagactgtggggaataaaattatagaagttgtttggaaaacaagcaattgaggtaagggaaactaatttaatttttttatagcaccctaggatagaagatctgaatgcggaaggaacgtggtcccaatattgaatttctcttgcaggggtgttatttgtttatatattgtgtgtttgtttatatattatttaaaatttataaatattatattttgatagtttgagagttaaatattgtttttgacgTTGGAAAAGTTCTGGAatgatatgaatttttaaatgttatgtgattgaatgatatgtattatatacgAATGAtgtaaattgtatgaaattgatgtcatacatttgggataatgtatgagttgttgtttgatggtacgttaagtatgaaaaaacctatgtttaacggagatcctctggcttcactaatgatctaagtcatgtagactaagatattaggtggtgagaagctgagagggagttcatacacaccgggTCCCACTGTAGACACTCGTTATTgaatgtttgaacttaccctgatcctttctattggattcactggtaatctttgggtcaggtgttagtctctggtaggggcatacttaatgagtcttccagaagacgaagtgggattgaaataaaatccaatgattgtgattgaaaatagatccatgtgtggtctatatgaatgatggaaTTGATATTGGAATTTTACATGAAATTactaaagaaatgtttataaattattagtataaattggttctatttccatgaattatgttatggattttctttacattagcttacccttgcttttcttgctgtgtttgaactgcgatgactgtactacgtacacgagcagatgatttTACAGGTATCGGAGGGTCTGAAGAGCTTTAGGatgttgattttgaaacttgtattgtaaatatttatatttctataaatcctaatcatgtattaggaatattttgaaaaactccaagtttgtatagaaactggaagaacttttattgtaatagttatatgtaaattatggggtgttacatcTATTATAGGTATACTATAACCTGTTATAAATAATACTTTTCAACCATAATTTTCATTTTGACAAAGACAACAATATAAGCTGTTAGACTACGGAACCTTATGTTGGACTTGTGATACTCAAATTTAATTGGcaagtttttcttttaaatacaTTTCATCAAACTTACATTCTTTCTAATTTACGaatctttgtttcttttaatcTTTGAGCATGATTGAATCAAGGTTTCGTTGTTTAGTTTAAgtgttatattttatatttatgttagtTCAAATTTGACCTTTTATTTTAATCACACttctatattatataaaatactcCCAACTTCTATgtatttcttcttttctttcagCAATGGAATAAAATTATTGAGAGTGGAAAATTAAGAGTCATATTATTGCTGCAATTGTTGTGATGAGTTGTAACGGATAATGACGTTTCTAAATTGAGACTTGACACTTCTACATATTGTGATGGGTAATACcattaattaaaagtaataaaataattattgagctcaaattaatatatttattcaatattaaatataaaaattctaaatatttctTTTGGAAATATACATTTGAATATAGATTATTTTTAGAGATTTCAAAAACGTTTTTAAGCATCCTTTTATGAAATTGTTAGTGGTGTTGGTGaagataaaattagaaaattgtCACACATATTACTCTTGCCATTGTCATTTCTATTTGAAAGTCTTTAGCCCTTTTGAAGGGATGCAAGACCTGGAAATTTCAAACATGCCATTTCATTTTGGAAATTCCTAGCCATCTTCACGACGTAAGATTTAAATACgaaataggaaaataaaaaatgaaaaatgaaaaattccaaaaaatacaaatttaagaATTAGTTTCATGATAGctaattttcaaaaaactgtcataaaattataaaaaaatctttaagaAAGAAGTTTTAGATCACCATATATAATTCTAATTGATTTGTGTATAATACAAAAGTAAATTAagcattattatttattttgaaaatttaaaatagtctACCTTGTTATAAATAGATCAAACTCAATGGATTGGTTGCAACCAAAATCCATATGAAAATGAATTGGGTTCTACTCTCATACTTGATCATCTTCCTTTGCTTCCTACTTCATTTTCCTTCCTACATTTGTTTAGTGTGCAACCATGATGACAAATATGCCTTGCTGCAATTCAAAAACACATTTCTTGTTCCCAACTCTTCACTTGCCTTTGATCCTTGTTCCTCCCATTTCTCAATGATGGAAtcttggaacaacatcacaGATTGTTGTGGGTGGGATGGGGTCACGTGCGACTCCAAGTCAGGCCACGTGATTGGCCTCGACCTTACCTGCAGTGATCTTAGAGGAGAGTTACTGGGTTCCAATAGCTCCATTTTCAGACTAAGGCACCTTCAACAACTCTACCTtgattttaatgatttttctgGATCTTCAATACACTCTGCCATTGGTGACCTTGTCAACCTCACCCATCTAACTTTGTCTGGCTCTGGAATCACTGGTCATGTTCCCTCCACAATCTCTCACTTGTCAAAATTACTATATCTTGGTCTCATTTCCATCGACTTATTATTACTACTTAATGATCCCACCACAAGCTACTCCGAAATGAGACTTGATCCATACACTTGGAACAAACTCATTCAGAACGCAACTAATTTAAAAGAGATTTCTTTAGGAAGAGTGAACATGTCCTCCATCAGAGAGAGCTCTTTGTCATTGTTAACCAATCTGTCATCCTCTTTGGTTTCTCTATATCTCTTAGACACCCAAATTCAAGCCAAACTTCCAACTGACATCTTCCGTTTACCCAATCTCCAAGAAATAGATCTTTCATACAATGAAAACCTCAGAGGTGAACTTCCAAACTCCAACTGGACTACTCCTCTAAGATTCTTGTCTCTCTCTTCAACTGCTTTCTCAGGATACATTCCCGATTCCATAGCCCACTTGAAGTCTCTTAGCTCACTAACTCTTCGGGATTGCAATTTCAATGGACTTCTTCCACTATCATTGTTTAATCTAACTCAACTTGATCAGTTAGATTTATCAGAAAATAAATTAGTTGGCCCCATTCCGACCCATATCACGAAACTCTCCAAATTATCGTACCTATATTTGTCTGGTAACATGTTAAATGGACCGATTCCTCGTTGGTGTTAttcttttccttccatgttGTCCTTGGATCTTCAAGACAACCAACTCACAGGGTCAATCGGTGAATTCTCAACTAATTTTTTGCAATATTTGTTGCTGTCTAATAACAAACTGCAAGGTAATTTTCCAAATTCAATATTTCAACTCCAAAATCTTAAGTTTTTGGGTTTGTCATCAACGAACTTGAGTGGTATTGTGGACTGTCACCAATTTTCAAAGCTTAGAGCTCTAGTTTATTTGGATCTTTCTAGCAATAATTTTCTCTCTGTaaactttgaaaataattttgactACATCTTACCCAACCTTCaatacttaaatttattttcaagtaAACTAATTAGTTTTCCAAAATTCTTAGCACCAATGCAAAATTTGCAAGGTTTAGATCTTTCTCATAACAGAATTCGTGGAAGCATTCCCAATTGGTTTCGTGAGAACCTCTTGCGCTCCTGGAAGAACATTAGTTCCATTGATCTCAGTTTCAACAAGTTGCAAGGACATCTTCCAATTCCACCAAATGGAATTCAAATCTTTTTAGTCTCAAATAACAAGTTTAGTGGGGACATTTCTTCAGCAATGTGCAACGCAACCACCCTTTATGTACTCAACTTGGCTCACAACAACTTGACAGGACTTATTCCACAATGCTTGGGAACATTTCCTTCTCTCTGGGCGTTGGATTTGCAAAACAACAACCTTTACGGAAGCCTACCTCATAACTTTTCTAAAGGAAATTCCTTTCAGACTTTAAAGTTGAATGGAAATCAGTTGAATGGACCGTTACCACAGTCTTTGACCCACTGTACAAAACTCGAAGTTTTGGACCTCGGAAACAATAACATAGAGGATATGTTTCCCTATTGGTTAGAAACTCTACCAACTTTACAGGTACTCAGTTTACGGTCTAATAAATTTCACGGTGTCATCAATTCTTTCCATACCAAACTTCCATTTCCCAGGTTGAAGATTTTTGACATCTCCAATAACTACTTTATCGGACCCTTGCCAGCGTCATACATCCATAATTTTCAAGGAATGATGAATGCGAATGACAACCAAACTGGTTTGAAATATTTGGGTAATGATAGTTCATATACTGATTCAATAGTGATTGTAATGAAAGGGCAATCCATTGAGCTAGAGAGGATATTGACTGTTTTGACAACCATtgatttttcaaataatatgtTTGAAGGAGAAGTTCCGAAAGCCATTGGAGAGTTGCATTCTCTCATAGGGCTTAACCTTTCACACAATAGAATCACTGGAACCATCCCACTGACATTGGCTAATTTAAGCAATTTGGAATGGTTGGATCTCTCATGGAACCAGTTGAAGGGTGAGATTCCCATGGCTTTGACAAATATGAATTTTCTAGAGGTATTGAACCTTTCACAAAACCAATTTGAGGGAGTGATACCAACAGGTGGACAATTTAACACATTTGAAAATGATTCGTATGTTGGAAATCCAATGTTGTGTGGAATCCCTTTGTCAAAATTCTGCAATGAGGATAAAGAAAGGGCAACACGTTCAATAGTTGATGAAGAAGAATCGGGATTTGGGTGGAAATGCGTTGTGGTGGGGTATGCATGCGGGATAATGTTTGGAATAATATTAGGTTGTAATGTATTCTTCGTTGGAAAACCCCAATGGCTTGCAAGACTTGTTGAAGTTGTGTTAAATATGAGGCTCATAAGAACAAACAAGAAACCGTACAAATCATAGATGAAGGAATTAGTTTAGTTTTACTTTAATATGGTTGGTTTTGTGTGCCTATATGTAGTTTTAACTTCTCTTTACTGTATCTTAAACGATCAATTTCATGTAGTTGAAAGGGAAGCACGTCCGTTGATGAAGTAGAATCAGGCTTTGGGTGGAAAAGCGTTGTGGTGGGGTATGCATGTGGGATGATGTTTGGAATAATATTGGGTTATAATGTATTCTTTGTTGGAAAACCCCAATGACTTGCAAGACTTGTTGAAACCGTATTAAATGTGAGACTGATAAAAACAAACAACAAAAACCGTACAAATCGTTGGAGAAGGAATTAGTACAATTTTACTTTAATATGGTTATTTTTTGTGTGTGCCTATATGTCTTTTGTAGTTTTAATTTCTCTCTACTCTATCTTAAGAGATCAATTTCATGTTGTTGAATTTGCAAATAATAAAGAATTGTTATTATGAATCCTTATATGGGGTAAAATGTCAAACCTGCATTAACATTAAggtaaaatcaataaatttctataataatttttaatgaagCTTCAAAGAGGTttctttcataatatatttttactttttttaattaagaatatatgaatttattgttgattttgaaatataaaattattaaaacaacttttttttgttattctctctttttatcatcttatataaaaattcataaaaacagaaaaaaaaaacaaaaacgaagt comes from the Phaseolus vulgaris cultivar G19833 chromosome 8, P. vulgaris v2.0, whole genome shotgun sequence genome and includes:
- the LOC137826817 gene encoding receptor-like protein Cf-9 homolog, with the translated sequence MKMNWVLLSYLIIFLCFLLHFPSYICLVCNHDDKYALLQFKNTFLVPNSSLAFDPCSSHFSMMESWNNITDCCGWDGVTCDSKSGHVIGLDLTCSDLRGELLGSNSSIFRLRHLQQLYLDFNDFSGSSIHSAIGDLVNLTHLTLSGSGITGHVPSTISHLSKLLYLGLISIDLLLLLNDPTTSYSEMRLDPYTWNKLIQNATNLKEISLGRVNMSSIRESSLSLLTNLSSSLVSLYLLDTQIQAKLPTDIFRLPNLQEIDLSYNENLRGELPNSNWTTPLRFLSLSSTAFSGYIPDSIAHLKSLSSLTLRDCNFNGLLPLSLFNLTQLDQLDLSENKLVGPIPTHITKLSKLSYLYLSGNMLNGPIPRWCYSFPSMLSLDLQDNQLTGSIGEFSTNFLQYLLLSNNKLQGNFPNSIFQLQNLKFLGLSSTNLSGIVDCHQFSKLRALVYLDLSSNNFLSVNFENNFDYILPNLQYLNLFSSKLISFPKFLAPMQNLQGLDLSHNRIRGSIPNWFRENLLRSWKNISSIDLSFNKLQGHLPIPPNGIQIFLVSNNKFSGDISSAMCNATTLYVLNLAHNNLTGLIPQCLGTFPSLWALDLQNNNLYGSLPHNFSKGNSFQTLKLNGNQLNGPLPQSLTHCTKLEVLDLGNNNIEDMFPYWLETLPTLQVLSLRSNKFHGVINSFHTKLPFPRLKIFDISNNYFIGPLPASYIHNFQGMMNANDNQTGLKYLGNDSSYTDSIVIVMKGQSIELERILTVLTTIDFSNNMFEGEVPKAIGELHSLIGLNLSHNRITGTIPLTLANLSNLEWLDLSWNQLKGEIPMALTNMNFLEVLNLSQNQFEGVIPTGGQFNTFENDSYVGNPMLCGIPLSKFCNEDKERATRSIVDEEESGFGWKCVVVGYACGIMFGIILGCNVFFVGKPQWLARLVEVVLNMRLIRTNKKPYKS